A stretch of Fervidobacterium thailandense DNA encodes these proteins:
- a CDS encoding radical SAM protein has product MRCAVIDGYVDEPAVLGVPPYISTYVRYVAGAFLLRGYSVDYFTIDQVRTNDLWNAFSGYDVLVVVGGVTVPGRYVGGTPVSPQEVQKLFELNRKPYRIIVGAIGRAHAGRGGSVAKSFTDKVEFEEFVENIPLWFDENDYFSSLRAISLAGAEIVKQHPRFPNVICELEVSLGCERRTFCTFCTEPILHPRFFSRPVKDIVDEVNALYKVGVRAFRLGRSANIIAYGSDWNGGIPNVTALEELYTGIRESCPELHVLHTDNANPVYIAKHLELSARIIETIVKHNTSGDILSFGVESFDETVRKKNNIDGGVSEVDLAVKIVNEIGSVRDKDGVPKLLPGINLIFGLFGETKKTYETNYQKLLEYLNMGLLLRRINLRQIMIFPGTPLYYLAQRKTIKVEKRLFEHYKHLIRTNVDNPMLKRVFPIGTVIRNVIPEYREGRITFGRPLGTYPILVGVPANFEKPVDVVIVDHGQRSVTAVRKAPLEELTLEELESIPGIGKKNALRIKMKDFSALSDSTKEFINKFFLPPSVR; this is encoded by the coding sequence ATGCGCTGCGCGGTAATTGACGGGTACGTTGACGAACCTGCCGTCCTCGGAGTTCCACCTTACATTAGCACCTACGTTCGTTACGTTGCTGGTGCGTTTCTCTTGCGCGGTTACTCCGTCGATTACTTTACAATAGACCAAGTACGTACCAACGACCTTTGGAACGCGTTCTCAGGTTACGACGTTCTTGTCGTTGTCGGTGGAGTCACCGTACCAGGTAGGTACGTCGGAGGAACTCCAGTATCTCCCCAAGAAGTTCAAAAGCTTTTCGAACTAAACCGCAAACCCTATAGAATAATCGTTGGAGCAATCGGCCGTGCGCACGCTGGTAGAGGTGGTAGTGTTGCAAAATCTTTCACCGATAAAGTGGAGTTTGAGGAATTCGTTGAAAATATACCACTTTGGTTCGATGAAAACGATTACTTTTCATCACTTCGTGCAATTTCACTGGCCGGTGCCGAGATTGTAAAACAGCACCCACGTTTTCCAAACGTGATCTGTGAGTTGGAAGTCTCGTTGGGGTGCGAGCGAAGGACATTTTGTACATTCTGCACCGAACCGATCCTACATCCGCGGTTTTTTTCAAGGCCGGTCAAAGATATTGTCGACGAGGTTAACGCTCTGTACAAAGTAGGGGTACGAGCTTTTAGACTTGGTAGAAGCGCGAACATCATTGCTTACGGTAGTGACTGGAACGGCGGAATTCCGAACGTAACTGCGTTGGAAGAGCTGTACACCGGTATCCGGGAGAGCTGTCCTGAGCTCCACGTTCTTCACACGGACAACGCCAACCCTGTCTACATCGCAAAACATCTGGAACTTTCAGCCAGAATAATCGAGACCATAGTTAAGCACAACACATCCGGTGATATTCTGTCCTTCGGAGTTGAGAGTTTCGATGAAACGGTACGAAAGAAAAACAACATTGACGGTGGTGTTTCTGAGGTAGATCTCGCGGTAAAAATTGTCAACGAGATCGGAAGCGTACGTGACAAGGACGGGGTTCCAAAACTTTTGCCCGGGATAAACCTGATATTCGGGCTTTTCGGGGAAACGAAAAAGACCTACGAAACCAACTACCAAAAACTCCTTGAGTACCTGAATATGGGACTTTTACTCCGAAGAATTAACCTGCGCCAGATTATGATCTTCCCCGGTACCCCACTTTACTACCTTGCCCAGAGGAAGACCATCAAAGTTGAGAAACGACTCTTTGAGCACTACAAACACCTTATCAGAACTAACGTGGACAATCCGATGCTGAAAAGGGTGTTTCCAATAGGCACGGTTATCAGAAACGTTATACCTGAGTACAGAGAGGGAAGAATTACCTTTGGGAGACCACTTGGCACCTACCCAATTCTTGTTGGGGTACCTGCGAACTTTGAAAAACCGGTGGATGTTGTGATAGTCGATCACGGCCAGCGCTCGGTAACGGCAGTCAGAAAGGCACCTCTCGAAGAATTGACGCTCGAAGAATTAGAAAGCATCCCTGGCATTGGAAAAAAGAATGCATTGAGGATCAAAATGAAAGATTTCTCGGCACTCTCGGATTCGACAAAGGAATTTATCAATAAATTTTTTCTTCCGCCAAGTGTGCGCTAG
- a CDS encoding ATP-dependent helicase, with translation MDDREYREYVEYRLDRGKISEQSETLVPEKLRFLEELDEEQREAVLNSSGRTVVIAGPGSGKTRVITYKIAYLLQTGIKPSEIVLVTFTRAAAKEMIERAQRVTKKDLGEMTAGTFHHVCNVILRRYGSVIGIRPNFTILDESDSKDLMKIVRARFATSKQMSKALPTVAELYSLLTYSNNTLQSPYEVVSKKAKRWLNVVDVIERIFEEYSLEKDKQNVLDYDDLLLKTLYLLENYPDIRERISSKFRWILVDEFQDTNIVQLKIVEFLSQVHGNIFVVADDAQSIYSFRGARFENVKEIMKGANVFKIQTNYRSTDKIVELVNSMIPSSSVPKRLRAVRVGSQKPVIVNTYDHFDEAKFVAQRILEHVNEGTSYEDIAVIYRAHSHSLELQVELSKRNIPFRVLSGLRFTETAHAKDVIAFLKVLQNPYDALSWMRVLKLLENVGDVTAEKIVTQLLESESPIDTLMQLSVKSNDFSNFKEIVLSSLGKQPSTQIRRFYEGFYQMYLETHYPDFRDREEDVERLIEMAEFYDTTEDFLNDITVSEDITRTGMEKEEGKVTLTTVHQAKGLEWRVVFVIGVNPGDFPHFLAVKEGNLDEEERLFYVAITRAKDYLYITHSLFSRRDYGPFNEIQRDFIEDIPRYLVEYWRVR, from the coding sequence ATGGACGATAGGGAATACAGGGAGTACGTCGAGTACAGGCTTGATAGAGGTAAGATATCGGAACAGTCGGAAACGTTGGTTCCGGAGAAATTGAGATTTCTTGAAGAGCTCGATGAGGAGCAACGAGAAGCGGTACTGAACTCGAGTGGTCGAACGGTGGTAATCGCCGGCCCTGGAAGTGGTAAGACACGGGTAATCACGTATAAAATAGCGTACCTGTTGCAAACGGGGATAAAACCCTCAGAAATCGTCTTGGTGACGTTCACCCGGGCTGCTGCCAAGGAGATGATCGAACGTGCACAACGCGTAACGAAGAAGGACCTCGGAGAGATGACTGCTGGTACGTTCCACCATGTGTGCAATGTTATCCTCCGACGGTACGGTAGCGTGATTGGGATAAGACCGAACTTCACAATCCTTGACGAGTCGGATTCAAAAGACCTCATGAAAATTGTACGGGCGCGCTTTGCGACCTCAAAGCAGATGTCCAAGGCACTTCCCACAGTCGCCGAGTTGTATTCGTTACTTACATACTCAAACAACACGCTCCAAAGTCCTTACGAAGTTGTTTCTAAAAAGGCCAAACGGTGGCTTAATGTGGTGGACGTGATAGAAAGGATTTTCGAGGAGTATTCCCTTGAAAAAGATAAGCAAAATGTCCTCGACTACGACGATCTGCTACTTAAGACGCTGTATCTTTTGGAAAACTATCCAGATATTCGTGAAAGGATAAGCTCCAAGTTCAGATGGATCCTCGTTGACGAATTTCAGGACACGAACATCGTTCAGTTGAAGATTGTCGAATTCCTCTCCCAGGTACACGGTAACATTTTCGTCGTTGCCGACGATGCCCAGAGCATTTATTCCTTCCGTGGGGCAAGGTTCGAAAACGTTAAGGAAATCATGAAAGGTGCGAATGTGTTTAAGATACAGACCAACTACAGGAGCACAGATAAAATCGTTGAGCTCGTGAACTCGATGATACCCAGCAGTTCGGTTCCAAAGCGTTTGAGGGCTGTACGCGTAGGTTCGCAAAAGCCAGTTATTGTCAACACGTACGATCACTTTGATGAAGCCAAGTTCGTTGCGCAGAGGATATTGGAGCACGTTAACGAAGGAACGAGCTACGAAGATATAGCGGTTATCTACAGGGCACATTCGCACTCTCTGGAACTGCAAGTGGAACTTTCCAAACGGAACATACCCTTCCGCGTGCTTTCCGGACTCCGATTCACCGAAACAGCACACGCGAAAGATGTTATTGCTTTTCTAAAAGTGCTTCAAAATCCGTACGATGCGCTTTCTTGGATGCGTGTGCTAAAATTGCTTGAAAATGTGGGTGATGTAACCGCCGAGAAGATAGTCACGCAGTTACTGGAAAGTGAATCACCGATCGACACTTTGATGCAGCTTAGTGTTAAGAGCAACGATTTCTCGAATTTCAAAGAAATTGTGCTCTCAAGTCTTGGCAAGCAACCTTCCACGCAGATACGTAGATTCTACGAGGGATTCTATCAAATGTACCTTGAAACGCACTATCCTGATTTCCGTGACAGGGAAGAAGACGTGGAGCGACTGATCGAAATGGCCGAATTCTACGATACGACTGAAGATTTCCTCAACGACATCACTGTTTCCGAAGATATAACACGAACCGGGATGGAAAAAGAAGAAGGTAAAGTTACGCTGACGACTGTTCACCAGGCCAAGGGGTTGGAATGGCGTGTGGTTTTCGTCATCGGTGTCAACCCAGGCGACTTTCCACACTTTCTTGCGGTTAAAGAGGGAAACCTCGACGAAGAGGAACGCCTTTTTTACGTTGCCATAACGAGGGCAAAGGATTATCTGTACATAACCCACTCGCTCTTCTCCAGAAGAGACTACGGACCCTTCAACGAAATTCAACGTGATTTCATCGAGGACATTCCGAGATACCTTGTAGAATACTGGAGAGTTCGCTAA
- a CDS encoding vWA domain-containing protein: MRKTFIAISTILVTLLFLYSCSDIPRVPLNIPPDPTGTTKPNTSGYSTLNISGVLDKGGLLVPLTVPDFNKVRITLPGVEDATIEHFRVFEDNREQGFVLYKESTARKKIDIAVVIDVTGSMGYSITGVKNSVISFANALKSSGMDVKIAIVPFDDYVPSNDKKYDPRFLNLSDPETAKNYVATLSAYGGDDTPENPYDAIMFAAREVSWRTGSQRHIILITDAPAHYNGDGSSVSTWKKETMLPHLIGYFIVHGAFVPDWYNPGATNFSVPDDPREICQKTGGLIKYTDSYGNVDLNALGIVEYVASSWIIVFESDSPSATHTIEVFFTKGADKRYLKLENVTY; the protein is encoded by the coding sequence ATGAGGAAAACTTTTATAGCAATATCCACGATTCTTGTAACGTTACTCTTTCTTTACAGCTGTTCCGATATTCCAAGAGTTCCACTAAATATCCCGCCTGATCCAACTGGGACGACTAAACCAAATACTTCCGGTTATTCGACATTGAACATTTCCGGCGTCCTTGACAAGGGTGGACTCCTGGTTCCATTAACTGTACCTGATTTTAACAAAGTGAGGATAACGCTACCAGGTGTCGAGGATGCAACTATTGAACACTTCAGAGTTTTTGAGGATAACAGAGAACAAGGCTTTGTTTTATACAAAGAGAGTACTGCGAGGAAAAAGATCGATATTGCCGTAGTTATTGATGTTACAGGGAGTATGGGATATTCGATAACCGGAGTCAAAAACAGCGTCATAAGTTTTGCAAACGCGCTAAAATCAAGTGGGATGGACGTTAAGATAGCCATCGTACCCTTCGACGATTACGTCCCATCCAACGATAAAAAGTACGATCCAAGGTTTCTTAATTTGTCAGATCCCGAGACCGCGAAGAATTATGTAGCAACGCTCAGTGCATACGGTGGAGACGATACTCCTGAGAATCCATATGATGCCATTATGTTCGCTGCGCGTGAGGTTTCGTGGCGCACTGGCTCTCAGCGGCACATTATTCTGATCACCGATGCCCCCGCGCACTACAATGGCGATGGCTCTTCCGTCAGTACCTGGAAGAAGGAAACCATGCTCCCGCACCTGATCGGTTATTTTATTGTGCACGGTGCGTTTGTACCAGATTGGTACAATCCTGGTGCGACGAATTTTTCAGTTCCGGACGATCCGAGGGAGATTTGTCAAAAGACGGGAGGTTTGATCAAGTACACGGATTCGTATGGAAATGTTGATCTCAATGCGCTTGGTATTGTGGAGTACGTTGCTTCGTCTTGGATCATTGTCTTTGAGAGCGATTCACCATCTGCCACTCACACTATCGAAGTATTCTTCACGAAAGGCGCAGATAAAAGGTACCTTAAGTTGGAAAACGTAACTTATTGA
- a CDS encoding MFS transporter has product MFHFYHLVSFSTSIMAYLYSTFINSTAARMGFKFSQIGLLNLLWSLTYAFSSITLGHLGDKVGYKRAMTFLYAYMFFVSLFGLFTTNASRLVLFALLQGAFFGAFFPEVEGLLARSERTLGVQPPLITSRFTLSWSSGNIIGVALGPLLTVRAKYLIFAYGLALSLVLVFLIIKDERENGKLIAFVPKRKLLANPTSNTWHVLDKPNLMKSLRFQYRVVLLLAGIVYTSVLAHFPKYITESGIRLEKAGFLMVGANIGVLVTFYFLQVWKSWVGNELVSSILLLVVPMTGILSLMASSPILTFVTALFAGFTYAVPYTFAIFYGLMSEEEGHGKQGAIHEMVIGLLFGFGPFVGGFFFEKFGGKFGLACLAILISVIVYATIIYLNSRRKGLAVGG; this is encoded by the coding sequence ATGTTTCACTTCTATCACCTGGTCTCCTTCTCTACGTCGATCATGGCTTATCTCTACTCAACGTTCATAAACTCCACCGCAGCCAGGATGGGGTTTAAATTCAGTCAGATCGGGCTTCTCAATCTTCTCTGGTCACTTACCTACGCGTTCTCGAGTATCACTCTTGGTCACTTGGGTGATAAGGTAGGATACAAGAGAGCAATGACATTTTTGTACGCTTACATGTTCTTCGTCTCTCTGTTCGGGCTCTTCACCACCAACGCTTCCCGTTTGGTACTCTTTGCACTACTTCAAGGTGCATTCTTTGGTGCGTTTTTCCCAGAAGTTGAAGGATTGCTTGCGAGGTCAGAACGCACGTTAGGTGTACAACCTCCGCTTATCACCAGTAGATTCACACTCTCCTGGAGCTCGGGAAACATCATTGGTGTGGCACTTGGCCCCCTCCTCACCGTGAGGGCGAAGTATCTTATTTTCGCTTACGGGCTGGCACTTTCACTGGTGCTGGTCTTCCTCATCATCAAAGATGAGAGGGAAAATGGGAAACTGATCGCTTTCGTGCCGAAAAGGAAGCTCCTTGCAAATCCGACGAGTAACACCTGGCACGTGCTCGATAAGCCGAATCTGATGAAATCGCTCAGGTTTCAGTACCGTGTAGTGCTCCTTCTTGCCGGGATCGTGTACACAAGCGTACTCGCCCATTTTCCAAAGTACATTACGGAATCGGGTATAAGACTGGAAAAAGCAGGGTTCTTGATGGTTGGAGCCAACATCGGTGTGCTCGTGACCTTTTACTTCCTCCAGGTTTGGAAAAGCTGGGTGGGCAACGAACTCGTGAGTTCGATACTCTTACTCGTTGTTCCGATGACGGGAATTCTGTCTTTGATGGCGTCATCTCCCATTCTCACCTTCGTTACAGCGTTATTTGCCGGATTCACCTACGCAGTACCGTATACTTTCGCAATCTTTTACGGACTCATGAGCGAGGAAGAGGGACATGGGAAGCAAGGAGCAATACACGAGATGGTGATCGGACTTCTCTTCGGATTTGGACCGTTCGTTGGAGGTTTCTTCTTTGAAAAGTTCGGTGGTAAGTTTGGGCTGGCCTGCCTGGCCATACTGATCAGCGTGATAGTGTACGCCACAATTATCTATTTGAACAGCAGAAGAAAAGGATTGGCCGTTGGCGGTTGA
- a CDS encoding S-layer homology domain-containing protein, with product MRTDSSTNNTFKSFIFLLVILVLLFSIASTTTAETYKDVPENHWAYEAIQILSQLGIVVGFPDGTFRGNESVTRYQIAVLLYRLYSLLDSRIETLKTHVESLERKFKLPSAPSQPGVEQSIAQLKQNYQRLESDQRELRTMVTSLVEKLKSTEGALKVIEDDLRKVAQELNQRYDNMRTQLEELSSKLRNLNESVEVQRSIIGTLKDELSLLTANLESVEQVRSEVEKVLQQITEFNKRLRDMESSIKAVEEEIQRDRITVEVKPEKPEDLEEYDHGKFTNEIKKLWEKIGDLSARIGSIESSLAHVQPERTNEEIELIKKEITTLKQVVEVLLTTSQSDTESRTSETPGVTTDFGSVIESIKRLEETVSELLKSARQLVTRIENVESRPQTTQDLESLRSKLRELETEIQKRATVSQFNSLNLSVQKVLNLTLPLMDEVENLKARLSELRENLSALERKLSEIQISTQRAAVEKISSLIQQITSSQEDKISALAQAVKEMRDDLNTLRKEIQNLHSSLEKIEKSPLKQISPTSGTLDVLYNFESLETNLREITRKFEELAGIVEATALDCQNVKVQLTEYGARIGTLEQKSIQNANSIAEVIKAVSELITEQRILFERISSLETRVSGGEKKLEAIAVELDNQQITFSRKIEEEKLRIDKELSIVYEHLRSLENTNKNVLEKLQNHDNSLADHRNVLTQLQDLTSLQYARVNQYIGMLEKRIESNELSVESLRTETRSELEALKRDVEVLKPVLQTHDDRLSILESTTSMLSKKLDSLNVEMDIQRETVRKELSRVEEELKSAQEVRINDLGKELNKKIETLKTENRNLMIWALVISLLALGLSIYAIFK from the coding sequence GTGCGCACCGATTCTTCAACCAACAACACATTTAAGAGCTTCATCTTCTTGTTGGTGATCTTAGTCTTACTTTTCTCGATTGCTTCAACGACTACCGCAGAAACGTACAAGGACGTGCCGGAAAACCACTGGGCGTACGAAGCTATCCAAATTTTGTCCCAGCTCGGTATCGTCGTTGGGTTTCCCGATGGTACGTTCCGAGGTAACGAATCCGTAACCAGGTACCAGATCGCGGTCCTTTTGTACCGGCTGTACAGCCTTCTTGACAGTCGAATCGAAACCTTAAAAACCCACGTTGAATCCTTGGAGCGTAAGTTTAAACTCCCCTCAGCTCCTTCGCAACCCGGTGTGGAGCAATCTATTGCGCAGCTTAAACAAAACTACCAGCGTTTGGAGTCCGACCAGCGCGAACTGCGTACGATGGTTACAAGCTTGGTAGAAAAACTAAAATCAACCGAGGGAGCACTAAAAGTGATCGAAGACGATCTTCGAAAGGTCGCACAGGAGTTGAACCAAAGGTACGACAACATGAGAACACAGCTGGAGGAGTTGAGCTCAAAACTTAGAAATTTGAACGAATCGGTTGAGGTCCAAAGATCAATCATCGGAACTCTAAAGGACGAATTAAGCCTTTTAACGGCAAACCTCGAATCGGTTGAACAGGTAAGGAGCGAGGTTGAAAAGGTTCTACAACAAATCACGGAATTCAACAAACGTCTGAGAGACATGGAAAGCTCCATAAAAGCTGTTGAGGAGGAAATTCAGCGTGATCGGATAACTGTGGAGGTTAAGCCCGAAAAACCGGAAGATTTGGAAGAGTACGATCATGGAAAGTTCACGAACGAAATCAAGAAGCTCTGGGAAAAAATAGGCGACTTAAGTGCGAGAATCGGCTCGATAGAGTCTTCTCTTGCACATGTTCAACCCGAAAGAACCAACGAAGAGATAGAGCTAATCAAGAAAGAAATTACCACTTTAAAACAAGTTGTAGAGGTCCTTCTAACGACAAGCCAGTCTGATACTGAAAGTAGGACTTCAGAAACTCCAGGCGTTACCACCGATTTTGGTAGCGTAATTGAGAGTATCAAAAGGCTCGAAGAGACCGTATCCGAGTTGTTGAAAAGTGCACGCCAACTCGTCACCAGGATCGAAAACGTAGAATCAAGACCACAAACAACGCAGGACCTTGAATCTTTAAGGTCAAAGTTGCGAGAACTGGAAACGGAGATTCAGAAACGAGCAACCGTGAGCCAGTTCAACTCCTTGAATTTGAGCGTTCAGAAAGTTTTGAACTTGACATTACCGCTGATGGATGAAGTGGAAAACCTGAAAGCAAGACTCTCGGAGCTAAGAGAGAATCTGTCAGCGTTAGAAAGAAAGCTCAGCGAAATCCAAATATCCACCCAGCGTGCAGCAGTGGAAAAAATTAGTTCCCTGATACAACAAATTACCAGTTCCCAGGAGGATAAGATTAGTGCGCTAGCCCAAGCTGTGAAGGAGATGAGGGATGACTTGAACACGTTGAGAAAAGAAATTCAGAACCTTCACTCATCCCTCGAAAAAATCGAAAAATCGCCACTAAAACAGATCAGTCCGACGTCAGGTACACTTGACGTGCTCTACAACTTCGAGTCTCTGGAAACTAATCTCAGAGAGATTACTCGAAAATTCGAAGAGCTCGCGGGAATTGTTGAAGCAACCGCCCTTGATTGTCAAAACGTCAAGGTTCAATTAACAGAGTACGGTGCGAGAATCGGAACCTTAGAACAAAAATCAATTCAGAACGCAAATTCGATAGCCGAAGTTATCAAAGCGGTTTCGGAACTCATCACGGAACAAAGGATACTCTTTGAACGGATTTCATCACTCGAGACACGGGTTTCTGGGGGCGAGAAAAAACTGGAAGCTATCGCAGTAGAGCTGGATAATCAACAAATTACATTTTCACGAAAAATAGAGGAGGAAAAGCTCAGAATCGACAAAGAATTGAGCATTGTGTACGAACATCTTCGCTCCTTGGAAAACACCAATAAGAACGTTCTTGAAAAGCTTCAAAATCACGATAATTCGCTTGCTGATCATCGAAATGTCTTGACCCAACTTCAGGATCTAACTTCGCTTCAATACGCCCGCGTGAATCAATATATCGGGATGCTTGAAAAGCGCATTGAAAGCAACGAACTCAGCGTGGAATCACTCAGAACGGAGACCAGGTCGGAATTGGAAGCGCTGAAAAGGGACGTGGAAGTTTTAAAGCCCGTTCTTCAAACTCATGACGATAGACTAAGTATCCTTGAATCAACCACCTCCATGCTCTCAAAGAAGCTCGACTCACTCAACGTTGAAATGGACATCCAGAGGGAAACTGTTCGTAAAGAATTAAGTCGCGTAGAAGAAGAACTCAAGTCGGCGCAGGAAGTGAGAATAAACGATCTTGGAAAAGAACTGAATAAAAAAATTGAGACTCTCAAGACCGAGAACAGGAATCTGATGATTTGGGCGCTTGTAATTTCCCTCTTAGCCCTTGGACTTTCCATCTACGCGATTTTTAAATAA
- a CDS encoding PHP domain-containing protein: protein MLVDLHTHSTASDGTYHPNELVERAKLLGLEVLAITDHDTISAFEQLNEKYYDDPKILVVKGVEISAEYVTDSLHILGYNFKDDAMIQRVLKELLDYRNKRNEMILEKMNAHGFHATMDELRRIARGEAIGRPHFARLMLEKGYVKSLDEAFEKYLADGGIFFVEKRRLKPAEAIELIKSAGGIAVLAHPYELLRGKPSGENDWDYLENMVKTLVRNGLDGLEVFYSTHTMTQTDDLLRLAKKYGLLVTAGSDYHGGNRPGVSLGMNVPYKLLRPFLERLG from the coding sequence ATGCTTGTCGATTTGCACACCCACAGCACCGCTTCGGATGGTACGTACCATCCCAACGAGCTTGTGGAACGCGCCAAGTTGTTAGGATTAGAGGTTTTAGCTATAACGGATCACGATACAATCTCCGCCTTCGAACAACTCAATGAGAAATACTACGATGATCCGAAGATACTCGTTGTTAAAGGTGTTGAAATAAGTGCCGAGTACGTAACAGACAGTCTGCATATCCTGGGTTACAACTTCAAGGATGATGCGATGATTCAACGCGTTTTGAAAGAACTCCTCGATTACAGGAACAAACGCAACGAAATGATCTTGGAGAAGATGAACGCGCACGGTTTTCATGCAACGATGGATGAACTCCGACGCATCGCAAGAGGTGAGGCGATTGGACGACCGCATTTTGCAAGGTTGATGCTCGAGAAAGGTTATGTGAAATCCTTGGACGAGGCATTTGAAAAGTACCTTGCGGACGGTGGAATCTTCTTTGTGGAAAAACGCCGCTTGAAACCGGCGGAAGCTATAGAACTTATCAAAAGCGCCGGCGGTATCGCCGTCCTTGCGCATCCGTACGAGCTTCTGAGAGGTAAGCCTTCAGGAGAAAACGATTGGGATTATCTGGAAAACATGGTTAAAACCCTCGTCCGAAACGGGCTCGATGGTCTGGAGGTATTCTACTCCACACACACGATGACACAAACGGACGATCTTTTAAGACTTGCTAAAAAATACGGCTTACTCGTGACGGCTGGGAGCGATTACCATGGTGGTAACAGACCCGGTGTTTCACTGGGAATGAACGTCCCGTACAAGTTACTCAGACCATTCCTTGAACGCTTAGGGTAA
- a CDS encoding RNA polymerase sigma factor, producing MPVSKEDKSREERHDKIDSKDERNYLSGGQINWKNEHALIAALKRGDEQAFRYLYRVYGPKIGALAKGYLGVDDVDDIVQDVILKVFKGVKKFREDAKLSTWIYKITINVCNNVYKKFKHRETLLELNDSYAENGHQSQYSTNEDLQKAVLDEVLYEKLRDAIEKLSPEDRAILYMKEIENLTYEEISEILGKPVGTIKSRLHYVKERLKKELEEEYENE from the coding sequence ATGCCTGTCTCGAAGGAAGATAAAAGTCGAGAAGAAAGACACGATAAAATTGATTCGAAGGATGAACGAAATTACCTTAGCGGTGGTCAAATTAATTGGAAAAACGAACATGCGCTGATCGCCGCTCTGAAAAGAGGTGATGAGCAAGCTTTCAGGTACCTCTACAGGGTCTACGGTCCGAAGATCGGTGCACTCGCAAAAGGTTACTTGGGTGTTGACGATGTGGATGATATTGTCCAGGATGTAATTCTTAAGGTCTTCAAAGGTGTGAAAAAGTTTCGGGAAGATGCAAAACTTTCCACGTGGATCTACAAGATAACGATAAACGTGTGTAACAACGTCTACAAAAAGTTCAAACATCGGGAAACGCTGTTAGAATTGAACGATTCCTATGCAGAGAATGGTCATCAATCGCAGTACTCAACAAACGAAGATCTCCAGAAAGCCGTTTTAGACGAGGTGCTTTACGAGAAGCTCAGAGATGCGATAGAAAAACTCTCACCCGAAGACAGGGCTATACTTTACATGAAAGAAATAGAAAACTTAACCTACGAAGAGATTTCGGAAATTCTTGGAAAGCCGGTAGGTACGATCAAGAGTCGGTTACACTACGTAAAAGAAAGATTGAAAAAGGAACTCGAGGAGGAGTACGAAAATGAATGA